A part of Denitratisoma oestradiolicum genomic DNA contains:
- a CDS encoding EI24 domain-containing protein, producing the protein MDEVLLALVRSLHSLTRPRIWGYLLTPALLALVVGGGLSPWLYPWFRDALLDLPPLSWLLSWDWPGLAGFLATLGSALSLLALAYLLATLLAGIVVVPWLIAAVARDDYRELAPMGRDSLLASLVNGLAAALGFTLGWLLTLPLWLVPGLALVLPVYWVAWLNRRTFAPDCLALHATAHEARNLRRDHAQRLLILGAVPALLAPVPLAGLLAPALAALLFTHYTLEALRRLRGGAVVSQ; encoded by the coding sequence ATGGATGAAGTGCTGCTGGCCCTGGTGCGCAGCCTCCACAGCCTGACCCGGCCCCGGATCTGGGGCTATCTGCTGACGCCGGCCCTGCTGGCCCTGGTGGTGGGTGGAGGATTGTCCCCTTGGCTGTACCCCTGGTTCAGGGATGCCTTGCTGGACCTGCCCCCCCTGTCCTGGCTGCTGTCGTGGGACTGGCCGGGGCTGGCTGGCTTCCTCGCTACCCTGGGCAGCGCCCTGAGCCTGCTGGCCCTGGCCTATCTCCTGGCCACCCTGCTGGCCGGCATCGTGGTGGTGCCCTGGTTGATCGCCGCCGTGGCCCGGGACGATTACAGAGAGCTGGCGCCCATGGGCCGCGACAGCCTGCTGGCTTCCCTGGTCAATGGACTGGCGGCGGCCCTGGGTTTCACCCTGGGCTGGCTGCTGACCCTGCCCCTCTGGCTGGTGCCGGGCCTGGCCCTGGTGCTGCCGGTGTATTGGGTGGCCTGGCTCAACCGGCGCACCTTCGCGCCGGACTGCCTGGCCCTCCACGCCACGGCCCATGAGGCCAGGAATCTGCGGCGAGACCACGCCCAGCGCCTGCTGATCCTGGGCGCGGTACCGGCCTTGCTGGCCCCCGTGCCCCTGGCCGGGCTACTGGCCCCGGCCCTGGCGGCTCTGCTGTTTACCCACTACACCCTGGAAGCCCTGCGCCGCCTGCGCGGAGGGGCCGTGGTGAGTCAATAA
- a CDS encoding monovalent cation:proton antiporter-2 (CPA2) family protein, giving the protein MTSALQIILLLLAAAVLVVTLFRSFNLPPVLGYLMVGVAIGPHALDLVPDPALAGHLAEFGVVFLMFSIGLEFSLPRLYSMRRIVFGLGLAQVLATLAVVMGGAVLLGLGWGTGFALGGVLAMSSTAVLSRLLAERLELDSRHGREVIGVLLFQDIAVVPLLIMVPALSQPAGLMAETVGLALLKAALVLVVVIFLGQRLTRGWFFLVARRKSSELFVLNVLLFTLGLAWLTELAGLSLALGAFVAGMLIAETEYRYQVEEDIKPFRDVLMGLFFITIGMFLDLAAVLAHLPWVLGSLVLLLGGKLVLVGGLSRLFGTTPGSALRSGLWLCAGGEFGFVLLVQARGLLSPQVEQVVLTTLVLSLMLAPLLVHFSDRIVLRFVASEWLLRSMQLTQIAARSMGAEKHVILCGYGRTGQHLARILEPEGFSLMALDLDPERVREAAAAGEPVSYGDCTRRETLVAAGIVRAHVLVITFADRAAALRVLHHVRALRPDLPVVVRAAEEQDVERLTEAGATEVIPEALESSVMLATHALALLGVPMSKVLRRLRELREHHYGLLRGFFHGVGDSSDAEDEAGLPRLHAVTLGEGAHAIGLTLDQLALDECGCTVSAIRRRGQGRARNDMTAAPLTADDVVVLLGTQAALAAGEELLLRGAQE; this is encoded by the coding sequence ATGACCTCTGCTTTGCAAATCATCCTGCTGCTGCTGGCCGCTGCCGTGCTGGTGGTGACCCTGTTCCGTTCCTTCAATCTGCCGCCGGTCCTGGGCTATCTGATGGTGGGGGTGGCGATCGGCCCCCATGCCCTGGACCTGGTGCCGGACCCTGCCTTGGCCGGGCATCTGGCGGAATTCGGGGTGGTGTTCCTGATGTTCTCCATCGGCCTGGAGTTCTCCCTGCCGCGCCTGTACAGCATGCGACGCATCGTTTTCGGCCTGGGTCTGGCCCAGGTGCTGGCGACCCTGGCCGTGGTCATGGGGGGGGCGGTGCTGCTGGGGCTGGGCTGGGGCACGGGCTTCGCCCTGGGGGGAGTGCTGGCCATGTCCTCCACGGCAGTCTTGTCCCGGCTTCTGGCCGAACGCCTGGAGCTGGATTCCCGCCATGGCCGGGAGGTGATCGGGGTGCTGCTGTTCCAGGATATCGCCGTGGTGCCCCTGCTGATCATGGTACCGGCCCTGTCCCAGCCGGCGGGCCTGATGGCTGAAACCGTGGGCCTGGCCCTGCTCAAGGCCGCCCTGGTGCTGGTGGTGGTGATCTTCCTGGGCCAGCGACTGACCCGGGGCTGGTTCTTCCTGGTGGCAAGGCGCAAGTCCTCCGAGCTTTTTGTGCTGAACGTGCTGCTGTTTACCCTGGGCCTGGCCTGGCTGACCGAACTGGCGGGGCTGTCCCTGGCCCTGGGGGCCTTTGTTGCCGGCATGTTGATTGCCGAGACTGAATACCGCTACCAGGTGGAAGAGGACATCAAGCCCTTCCGGGATGTGCTGATGGGGCTGTTCTTCATCACCATCGGCATGTTCCTGGATCTGGCGGCGGTGCTGGCTCATCTGCCCTGGGTGCTGGGCAGCCTGGTCCTGCTGCTGGGGGGCAAGCTGGTGCTGGTGGGCGGCTTGTCACGACTCTTCGGCACCACGCCGGGCTCCGCCCTGCGCAGCGGCCTGTGGCTCTGCGCCGGCGGCGAATTTGGCTTCGTGCTGCTGGTCCAGGCCCGGGGCCTGCTGTCGCCCCAGGTGGAGCAGGTGGTGCTGACGACCCTGGTGTTGTCCCTGATGCTGGCGCCTCTGCTGGTGCATTTTTCCGATCGTATTGTGTTGCGCTTCGTGGCGTCGGAGTGGCTGTTGCGTTCCATGCAGCTGACCCAGATCGCCGCCCGTTCAATGGGCGCGGAAAAGCATGTGATCCTTTGCGGCTATGGTCGCACCGGCCAGCACCTGGCCCGCATTCTGGAGCCGGAAGGTTTTTCCCTGATGGCCCTGGACCTGGACCCGGAGCGGGTGAGAGAGGCTGCCGCCGCCGGCGAACCGGTGAGCTACGGCGACTGCACCCGGCGCGAGACCCTGGTGGCGGCGGGCATCGTCCGTGCCCATGTGCTGGTGATCACCTTCGCCGACCGGGCGGCGGCCTTGCGGGTGCTGCACCATGTTCGCGCCCTGCGCCCGGACCTGCCCGTGGTGGTGCGGGCTGCGGAGGAGCAGGATGTGGAACGGCTGACCGAGGCCGGCGCCACCGAGGTCATACCCGAGGCCCTGGAGTCCAGCGTGATGCTGGCCACCCATGCCCTGGCCCTGCTGGGGGTGCCGATGTCCAAGGTATTGCGCCGGCTCAGGGAGCTGCGGGAGCATCACTACGGCCTGTTGCGGGGCTTCTTTCATGGCGTCGGCGATAGCAGCGACGCCGAGGACGAGGCCGGCTTGCCCCGTCTTCATGCGGTGACCCTGGGTGAGGGCGCCCATGCCATCGGCCTGACGTTGGATCAACTGGCCCTGGACGAATGCGGCTGCACGGTGTCGGCGATACGCCGGCGGGGCCAGGGCCGGGCCCGCAATGACATGACGGCCGCTCCCCTGACCGCAGACGATGTGGTTGTATTGCTGGGTACCCAGGCCGCCCTGGCCGCCGGGGAGGAACTCCTGCTGCGGGGCGCGCAGGAATAG
- the lptC gene encoding LPS export ABC transporter periplasmic protein LptC produces the protein MRSSGAALFPIALLAALAGLTFWLSSATNDNDPKRRAKERHDPDFTVENFTVERFDDQGTKTQTLKARQMNHFPDDESTEVTFPELTYFTGDRPTQIDARSAWLNKDGKEVRLKGNVRLVKAAGAGHPQTVLQTEALTVFPEEELARGNTPVTLRQGGSVVSGDRIEYRGKENLAILEGRARGTFPRVQKQ, from the coding sequence ATGAGAAGCTCGGGCGCGGCCCTGTTTCCCATCGCCCTCCTGGCCGCCCTGGCCGGACTGACCTTCTGGCTGTCCAGTGCCACCAACGACAACGATCCGAAGCGTCGCGCCAAGGAGCGCCACGATCCCGACTTCACGGTGGAGAACTTCACCGTCGAGCGCTTCGATGATCAGGGCACGAAAACTCAGACCCTGAAGGCCCGCCAGATGAATCACTTTCCAGATGACGAAAGCACCGAGGTCACGTTTCCCGAACTGACCTATTTCACCGGCGACCGCCCCACCCAGATCGACGCCCGAAGCGCCTGGCTCAACAAGGACGGCAAGGAAGTCCGCCTCAAGGGCAATGTCCGCCTGGTCAAGGCCGCAGGCGCCGGCCATCCTCAGACCGTGCTGCAAACCGAGGCCCTGACCGTGTTTCCCGAGGAGGAACTGGCCCGGGGCAACACGCCGGTCACTTTGCGCCAGGGAGGCTCGGTAGTATCCGGAGACCGCATCGAATACCGGGGCAAGGAAAACCTGGCCATCCTGGAAGGCCGTGCCCGGGGAACCTTTCCGAGAGTCCAAAAACAATGA
- a CDS encoding KdsC family phosphatase — protein sequence MDAKAKASRIRLMGFDVDGVLTDGSLYFTSQGDEMKAFSSLDGHGLKMLASSGIKLAIITGRNSRAVELRARNLGIDLLLQGVEDKRGAMAELLAGQQLDFSQAGYMGDDVVDLPLLRACGFSASVADGHPFVQRHVDFVSSKPGGHGAVREVCEFILEAQGRLSDLLEGYLR from the coding sequence ATGGATGCCAAAGCCAAGGCCAGCCGCATCCGGTTGATGGGTTTCGACGTGGATGGCGTGCTGACCGACGGCAGCCTCTACTTCACCAGCCAGGGCGACGAGATGAAGGCCTTTTCCAGCCTGGACGGCCATGGCCTGAAGATGCTGGCCAGCAGCGGCATCAAGCTGGCCATCATCACTGGCCGCAACTCCCGTGCCGTGGAACTGCGGGCCCGCAACCTGGGCATCGACCTGCTGCTGCAAGGCGTCGAGGACAAGCGCGGCGCCATGGCCGAACTGCTGGCCGGGCAGCAACTGGACTTCTCCCAAGCGGGCTACATGGGCGACGACGTGGTGGACCTGCCGCTGCTGCGGGCCTGCGGGTTTTCCGCCAGCGTGGCCGACGGCCATCCCTTTGTTCAGCGCCATGTGGACTTCGTCAGCAGCAAGCCCGGCGGGCACGGCGCCGTTCGGGAAGTCTGCGAATTCATCCTTGAGGCCCAGGGCCGCCTCAGTGATCTGCTCGAAGGCTATCTGCGATGA
- the hrpA gene encoding ATP-dependent RNA helicase HrpA — MAARLAARPTITYDEALPVNTRREEIAQAIRDNQVVVICGETGSGKTTQLPKICLEMGRGCAGLIGHTQPRRIAARATATRIAQELKSELGKYVGFKIRFTDKASSDTYIKLMTDGILLAETQGDPLLRAYDTIILDEAHERSLNIDFLLGYLKQLLPRRPDLKVIVTSATLDAERFSKHFNDCPVFEVSGRLYPIEVRYRPWEETPAPPPGRPKAGPATSTEPRSGEHPSPPSLGRGRGEGDINDAIVEAVSEAHREGPGDVLVFLPGEREIREAAEALRKHHPPGLEILPLFARQSAQEQSRVFAGHQGRRVVLATNVAETSLTVPGIRYVIDAGLARVKRYSHRNKVEQLQVEPVAQSAAKQRAGRCGRVSSGVCFRLYAEEDFNKRPAHTDPEILRSSLAGVILRMKSLHLGDVEDFPFLEAPPPRMVADGYQLLAELGALRETQSTQGANENTPSLPLPPGGGGDQSPPSSGRGQGRWQLTALGEGLAKLPLDPKIGRMILAARERGCLKEMLVIAAALSVQDPRERPQEAAGSADQAHAKWKDEKSEFLTWLKLWNAADEVWKHETSNKQRQWCKREFISWMRMREWRDVHAQLHVLCTEHGWKENQVPGSYEAIHKALLTGLLGHLGLKSEEEQNYLGARGIKYFIHPGSALVKKAGRWIVAAELVETSRLFARCVARIEPEWLEEVGAHLIRSHVFEPHWEKGPGQVVAWERVTLHGLLIHGRRRVNYGPRDAKLSREILIREALVRGEVGEDWLKQWRFLQHNQKLMREIEKLEHKSRRPDVLVDEELIHAFYDAKLPEGIVSLAAFERWRREAEQADPKLLFLQKEQLMRHEAEGITTDAFPPHLEHRGQKYKLSYKHDPGATDDGVTLSLPLVALNQVPATRCEWLVPGLLKEKVIALLKTLPQKYRHRLQPLDGFAEKFCDRDWEGDLPLVKALTGAVEDTLAMKLPLDAFRVGELRPHLAMNFRLIDEHGGTLGFSRSLPELRAQYGSRVEQGFAQAEVKTEAGEGELTGLTAWSFGELPELMEVKVGGREVIGFPALVDEGESVALRAFDTEDKAREKHRAGLRRLFALALKEQVKFIEKSLPRELGMQFMSLGTEKELKDQLVAATLERTCMMAPLPAHQADFEARVVAAKGRMTLVAQEVARLVGTVLTEHGLLQKKLAAMAKAFPAACADIQAQVAALLGRQFILAVPWERLAHYPRYLKAAALRLEKARSDPARDERLLADWQALARPFERERGVQARSGVADPFMEEFRWLLEELRVTLFAQELKTPSPVSVKRLQKMWEGRHG, encoded by the coding sequence CTGGCCGCACGGCTGGCGGCGCGTCCCACGATCACCTACGACGAGGCCCTGCCGGTCAATACCCGGCGCGAGGAGATCGCCCAGGCCATCCGCGATAACCAGGTGGTGGTGATCTGCGGCGAGACGGGTTCGGGCAAGACCACCCAGTTGCCCAAGATCTGCCTGGAGATGGGCCGGGGCTGTGCCGGGCTGATCGGCCACACCCAGCCCCGCCGCATCGCGGCCCGGGCCACGGCCACGCGCATCGCCCAGGAACTGAAGAGCGAGCTGGGCAAGTATGTGGGCTTCAAGATCCGCTTCACCGACAAGGCCTCGTCCGACACCTACATCAAGCTGATGACGGACGGCATCCTGCTGGCGGAAACCCAGGGCGATCCGCTGCTCCGTGCCTACGACACCATCATCCTCGACGAGGCTCACGAGCGCAGCCTGAACATCGATTTCCTGCTGGGCTACCTGAAGCAGTTGCTGCCCCGGCGGCCGGATCTGAAGGTGATCGTCACCTCGGCCACCCTGGACGCGGAGCGCTTCAGCAAGCACTTCAACGATTGCCCGGTGTTCGAAGTCTCGGGCCGGCTGTATCCCATCGAGGTGCGCTACCGGCCCTGGGAGGAAACCCCGGCCCCGCCGCCGGGCCGCCCCAAGGCGGGGCCAGCCACGAGCACGGAGCCGCGCAGCGGCGAACACCCGTCACCCCCTTCCTTGGGAAGGGGGAGGGGGGAAGGCGATATCAACGATGCGATTGTCGAGGCGGTGAGCGAGGCCCACCGGGAAGGGCCGGGGGATGTGCTGGTGTTCCTGCCCGGGGAGCGGGAGATACGGGAGGCGGCGGAAGCCCTGCGCAAGCACCATCCGCCGGGGCTGGAGATCCTGCCCCTGTTCGCCCGCCAGTCGGCCCAGGAGCAGAGCCGGGTGTTCGCCGGTCACCAGGGGCGGCGGGTGGTGCTGGCCACCAATGTGGCGGAAACGTCCCTCACCGTGCCGGGCATCCGCTATGTGATCGACGCCGGCCTGGCCCGGGTCAAGCGTTACAGCCATCGCAACAAGGTGGAACAGTTGCAGGTGGAGCCGGTGGCCCAGTCGGCGGCCAAGCAGCGGGCCGGGCGCTGCGGCCGGGTTTCGTCCGGCGTGTGCTTTCGCCTTTACGCCGAAGAGGATTTCAACAAGCGGCCCGCCCACACGGACCCGGAAATCCTGCGCTCTTCGCTGGCCGGGGTGATCCTGCGCATGAAGTCCCTGCATCTGGGGGACGTGGAAGACTTCCCCTTCCTGGAAGCGCCCCCGCCGCGCATGGTGGCCGATGGCTATCAGTTGCTGGCGGAGCTGGGTGCTTTGCGTGAAACGCAAAGCACCCAGGGGGCCAATGAAAACACCCCCTCCCTTCCTCTCCCGCCAGGCGGGGGAGGTGACCAGTCACCCCCTTCCTCGGGAAGGGGGCAGGGGAGATGGCAGTTGACTGCGCTTGGCGAGGGACTCGCCAAGCTTCCGCTTGACCCGAAGATCGGTCGCATGATCCTGGCGGCCCGGGAGCGGGGCTGTCTGAAGGAAATGCTGGTGATCGCCGCCGCCCTGTCGGTGCAGGACCCCCGGGAGCGCCCCCAGGAAGCGGCGGGCAGCGCCGATCAGGCCCATGCCAAATGGAAGGACGAGAAGTCCGAGTTTCTCACCTGGCTCAAGCTGTGGAACGCCGCCGACGAGGTGTGGAAACACGAAACCAGCAACAAGCAGCGCCAATGGTGCAAGCGGGAGTTCATTTCCTGGATGCGCATGCGGGAGTGGCGGGACGTGCACGCGCAACTCCATGTGCTGTGTACGGAACATGGCTGGAAGGAAAATCAGGTTCCGGGCTCCTACGAGGCGATCCACAAGGCCCTGCTCACGGGCCTCTTGGGCCATCTCGGCCTGAAGAGCGAGGAGGAGCAGAACTATCTGGGGGCACGGGGCATCAAGTACTTCATCCACCCCGGCTCTGCTCTGGTGAAGAAGGCCGGGCGCTGGATCGTGGCGGCGGAACTGGTGGAAACCTCCCGGCTGTTCGCCCGCTGCGTGGCCCGCATCGAACCGGAATGGCTGGAGGAGGTGGGCGCCCACCTGATCCGCAGCCATGTCTTCGAACCCCACTGGGAAAAAGGGCCGGGCCAGGTGGTGGCCTGGGAACGGGTGACCCTGCACGGCCTGCTGATCCATGGCCGGCGGCGGGTTAACTACGGTCCCCGGGACGCCAAACTCAGCCGCGAGATTCTGATCCGGGAAGCCCTGGTGCGGGGTGAGGTGGGGGAGGACTGGCTGAAGCAGTGGCGTTTCCTCCAGCACAATCAGAAGCTGATGCGGGAAATCGAAAAGCTGGAGCACAAGTCCCGCCGCCCCGACGTGCTGGTGGACGAGGAACTGATCCACGCCTTCTACGATGCCAAGCTGCCCGAGGGCATCGTCAGTCTGGCGGCCTTCGAGCGCTGGCGCCGTGAGGCGGAGCAGGCCGACCCGAAGCTGCTGTTCCTGCAAAAGGAGCAGTTGATGCGCCACGAGGCCGAGGGCATCACCACCGATGCCTTCCCGCCCCATCTGGAGCATCGCGGGCAGAAATACAAGCTGAGCTACAAGCACGACCCCGGCGCCACGGATGATGGGGTGACCCTCTCCCTGCCCCTGGTGGCCCTCAATCAGGTGCCGGCCACCCGCTGCGAATGGCTGGTGCCGGGACTGCTGAAGGAAAAGGTCATCGCTCTGCTGAAGACCCTGCCCCAGAAATACCGCCATCGCCTGCAACCCCTGGACGGCTTCGCGGAAAAATTCTGCGATCGGGACTGGGAGGGGGATCTGCCCCTGGTCAAGGCTCTGACCGGGGCCGTGGAAGACACCCTGGCCATGAAGCTGCCCCTGGATGCTTTCCGTGTCGGCGAATTGCGGCCCCATCTGGCCATGAATTTCCGCCTCATTGACGAGCATGGCGGCACCTTGGGGTTTTCCCGCTCCCTGCCCGAATTGCGCGCCCAGTATGGCAGCCGGGTGGAGCAGGGCTTCGCCCAAGCCGAGGTGAAGACCGAGGCTGGCGAGGGCGAACTGACGGGCCTCACCGCCTGGAGCTTCGGCGAGTTGCCGGAGCTGATGGAGGTGAAGGTGGGGGGGCGGGAGGTGATCGGTTTCCCGGCCTTGGTGGATGAGGGCGAAAGCGTCGCCTTGCGGGCCTTCGACACTGAGGACAAGGCCCGCGAGAAGCATCGGGCCGGTCTGCGCCGGCTCTTCGCCCTGGCCCTGAAGGAGCAGGTGAAGTTCATCGAAAAGAGCCTGCCCCGGGAACTGGGCATGCAGTTCATGAGCCTGGGCACCGAGAAGGAGCTGAAGGATCAACTGGTGGCCGCGACCCTGGAGCGCACCTGCATGATGGCGCCCCTGCCGGCCCATCAGGCCGACTTCGAGGCCCGGGTGGTGGCGGCCAAGGGCCGCATGACCCTGGTGGCCCAGGAAGTGGCCCGGCTGGTGGGCACGGTGCTGACCGAGCATGGCCTGCTGCAAAAAAAGCTGGCGGCCATGGCCAAGGCTTTTCCCGCCGCCTGCGCCGACATCCAGGCCCAGGTGGCCGCCTTGCTGGGCCGGCAGTTCATCCTGGCCGTGCCCTGGGAACGGCTGGCCCATTACCCCCGCTATCTGAAGGCGGCAGCCCTGCGCCTGGAAAAGGCCCGGAGCGATCCGGCCCGGGATGAGCGGTTGCTGGCCGACTGGCAGGCCCTGGCCCGGCCCTTCGAGCGGGAGCGCGGGGTCCAGGCCAGGAGCGGCGTGGCCGATCCCTTCATGGAGGAATTCCGCTGGTTGCTGGAGGAGCTGCGGGTGACCCTGTTTGCCCAGGAACTGAAGACGCCTTCGCCGGTCTCGGTGAAACGCTTGCAGAAAATGTGGGAGGGGCGCCATGGATGA
- a CDS encoding phasin family protein, with protein MYAIPEKIAAANKANVETLLTVANTAFASAERLAALNLNTARSLLEDAVANTKTLLGAKDPQELIGLQTALAQPTVEKAVAYSRSVYEIASQTQEELGKVLEVQYAELNKNVGNVLDLAAKNAPAGSDVAVAAVKSAMAAANSAYDSVTKAARQVAEITEANVAAATNATVKAAAKTKKAA; from the coding sequence ATGTACGCCATTCCCGAGAAAATCGCCGCTGCCAACAAAGCCAACGTGGAAACCCTGCTGACGGTTGCCAACACTGCCTTCGCCAGCGCCGAGCGTCTGGCCGCACTCAACCTGAATACTGCCCGCTCCCTGCTGGAAGACGCCGTGGCCAACACCAAGACCCTCTTGGGCGCCAAGGATCCCCAGGAACTGATCGGTCTGCAAACCGCCCTGGCTCAGCCTACCGTGGAAAAGGCCGTGGCCTACTCCCGCAGCGTGTATGAAATCGCCAGCCAGACCCAGGAAGAACTGGGCAAGGTTCTGGAAGTCCAGTATGCCGAACTGAACAAGAATGTCGGCAACGTGCTGGATCTGGCCGCGAAGAATGCCCCCGCCGGCTCCGACGTGGCCGTGGCCGCCGTCAAGTCCGCCATGGCTGCCGCCAACTCCGCCTACGACAGCGTGACCAAGGCTGCCCGTCAGGTTGCCGAGATCACCGAAGCCAACGTGGCCGCCGCCACCAACGCCACGGTCAAGGCCGCCGCCAAGACGAAGAAGGCCGCCTGA
- a CDS encoding competence/damage-inducible protein A: protein MGFGALIIGDEIIRGKRQDKHFPKLVELLAARGLVLDWVSYLGDDRPRLVETLKRSLAGDDVVFSFGGIGVTPDDHTRQAAAQAAGVPLVLHPEAEAEIRARFGVEITANRLQLGDFPAGCRIIPNSFNRIPGFSVGDHHFVPGFPQMAWPMVEWVLDTRYADRFHRRDETEQAILVWEGHEGMLLELMRRIERDYPGIVVFSLPSFGDETQGRHVELGVRGAHAQVAPAMAEIRAEVAGMSLAFSEK from the coding sequence ATGGGCTTCGGCGCCTTGATCATCGGGGATGAAATCATCCGTGGCAAACGTCAGGACAAGCACTTCCCCAAGCTGGTGGAACTGCTGGCGGCTAGGGGCCTGGTGCTGGACTGGGTGAGCTATCTGGGGGACGACCGGCCCCGCCTGGTGGAGACCCTGAAACGGAGTCTGGCCGGGGACGACGTGGTTTTCAGCTTCGGCGGTATCGGCGTGACCCCGGACGATCACACCCGCCAGGCGGCGGCCCAGGCCGCCGGCGTACCCCTGGTGCTGCACCCCGAGGCCGAGGCGGAAATACGTGCCCGCTTCGGTGTCGAGATCACGGCCAACCGCCTGCAACTGGGGGATTTCCCCGCCGGTTGCCGCATCATCCCCAATTCCTTCAACCGCATTCCCGGCTTCAGTGTCGGGGATCATCACTTCGTGCCGGGCTTTCCCCAGATGGCCTGGCCCATGGTGGAGTGGGTGCTGGACACCCGCTATGCCGACCGCTTCCATCGCCGCGACGAGACCGAGCAGGCCATCCTGGTCTGGGAGGGCCACGAGGGCATGCTGCTGGAACTGATGCGGCGCATCGAGCGGGATTACCCGGGCATCGTGGTCTTCAGCCTGCCCAGTTTCGGCGACGAAACCCAAGGCCGCCATGTGGAATTGGGGGTGCGGGGCGCTCACGCCCAGGTGGCGCCGGCCATGGCCGAGATTCGCGCCGAAGTGGCCGGGATGAGTCTGGCCTTCTCCGAAAAATAG
- a CDS encoding KpsF/GutQ family sugar-phosphate isomerase has protein sequence MTPTISNEHTLALARRVLGIEAEAVQTLAGRLDGAFIEAVQLILSCHGRVIVSGIGKSGHIARKIASTMASTGTPAYFVHAAEAVHGDLGMITREDVLIALSNSGEGDELLTVVPLVKRQGGRLIAITGNAASSLAQEADVHLDAGVREEACPLNLAPTASTTAALALGDALAVALLDARGFGAEDFARSHPGGALGRKLLTHVADVMRPLAEIPRADEDTLIPAALLAMSRGKMGLITVLDGDNRLQGVFTDGDLRRALERLGDLRTVSVGELMTRRPRTIGANRLAVEAVEMMELHKINQLLVVDDAGRLEGALNMHDLFRAKVI, from the coding sequence ATGACCCCAACGATTTCCAACGAGCATACCCTCGCCCTGGCCCGGCGCGTCCTGGGCATCGAGGCCGAGGCGGTGCAGACCCTGGCGGGACGCCTCGATGGCGCGTTCATCGAGGCGGTGCAATTGATCCTCTCCTGCCATGGCCGGGTCATCGTCAGCGGCATCGGCAAGTCGGGACACATCGCCCGCAAGATCGCCTCCACCATGGCCAGCACCGGCACCCCGGCCTACTTCGTCCATGCCGCCGAGGCCGTCCACGGCGACCTGGGCATGATCACCCGGGAGGACGTGCTGATCGCTCTTTCCAATTCCGGCGAAGGCGATGAATTGCTCACCGTCGTTCCCCTGGTCAAGCGCCAGGGCGGGCGACTCATCGCCATCACCGGCAACGCGGCATCCTCCCTGGCCCAGGAAGCGGACGTACATCTGGATGCGGGAGTGAGGGAAGAAGCCTGCCCCCTCAACCTGGCGCCCACCGCCAGCACCACGGCGGCCCTGGCCCTGGGCGACGCCCTGGCCGTGGCCCTGCTGGATGCCCGGGGCTTCGGCGCCGAGGACTTCGCCCGCTCCCATCCCGGTGGCGCCCTGGGGCGCAAGCTGCTCACCCACGTGGCCGATGTGATGCGACCCCTGGCCGAGATCCCCCGTGCCGACGAGGACACCCTGATCCCCGCGGCCCTGCTCGCCATGTCCCGGGGCAAGATGGGCCTGATCACCGTTCTGGATGGCGACAACAGATTGCAGGGAGTGTTCACCGACGGCGACCTGCGCCGCGCCCTGGAGCGGCTGGGCGACCTGCGCACCGTCAGCGTCGGCGAACTGATGACCCGCCGGCCCCGCACCATCGGCGCCAACCGCCTGGCGGTGGAAGCCGTGGAGATGATGGAGTTGCACAAGATCAACCAACTACTGGTGGTGGATGACGCCGGCCGGCTCGAAGGCGCCCTCAACATGCACGACCTGTTCCGGGCCAAGGTGATCTGA
- the lptA gene encoding lipopolysaccharide transport periplasmic protein LptA — translation MIHHISIVLAGLLLLPALPALAERADRNQPVNLEADRITADDARKIHVFEGKVVLTQGTLTIRADKLVVSQDAEGYQKGIATGGPNGLAHFRQKREGRAEYIEGEAERIEHDAKSEKSEFFLHARVRSGSDEVRGQYVIYDARSETYLVSNGPGGSTLPSTRKQPAPERVRAVIHPKNREESSPSAPVAAPNPAN, via the coding sequence ATGATCCACCACATTTCCATCGTACTGGCCGGCCTGCTTTTGCTGCCGGCGCTTCCCGCCCTGGCGGAACGGGCCGACCGCAACCAGCCCGTCAATCTTGAAGCCGACCGCATCACCGCCGATGACGCCCGCAAGATTCATGTCTTCGAGGGCAAGGTAGTCCTGACCCAGGGCACCCTGACCATCCGTGCCGACAAGCTGGTCGTCTCCCAGGACGCCGAGGGCTACCAGAAAGGCATCGCCACCGGTGGCCCCAATGGCCTGGCCCATTTCCGACAGAAACGCGAGGGCCGCGCCGAGTACATCGAAGGGGAGGCTGAACGCATCGAGCACGACGCAAAATCAGAGAAGTCCGAATTTTTCCTGCACGCCAGGGTCCGCAGCGGCTCGGACGAAGTACGGGGCCAGTATGTAATCTACGATGCCCGTTCGGAAACCTACCTGGTCAGCAATGGCCCAGGGGGAAGCACCCTGCCATCAACACGAAAACAGCCCGCTCCCGAACGGGTACGGGCCGTGATCCATCCCAAGAACCGCGAAGAAAGTTCGCCCTCCGCACCAGTGGCTGCCCCCAACCCCGCCAATTAA